The genome window GCTTTGCTTCAAAAGACTATCTTCGTGCGACGGAAAGAATTGTAAATGCGCAGACTAAAAAATTAGGCAATCATCCAGCTTTAGTTGGATGGCAAATTGACAATGAGATTGGACATGAAGGTTCGGATCTTTCCTATTCTCCCAATGCATTATCAGGATTTAGAATTTGGTTAAAGAATAAATACAAATCTCTAAAAGATCTAAATCACTCATGGGGTGGAACTTTCTGGGGACTTATTTATAATGATTGGAACGAAATTCCGATTCCAGGTAATCACTTAGCTAGCGGTTTCAATCCAGCCATGATTCAAGATTTTTATCGGTTCAATTCGGATCTTGTTGTTCATTTCGTAAATCTTCAAACCAAAATCATTCGTAAAAATTCTCCAGGAATTCCAATTACAACTAATCTTTACCCGAGTCCGTTTTTGCCAATAACTGATATGAGCGAAGTATTCGAAGACATAGACTATGTTTCATGGGACAACTATCCAGTTTGGGGACCGCAACCTGAACCTTTTCCCCATCCTCTGGTAGCAGCGACGCTACAATATTCTCGAGGTCTCAAAAATCAAAGTTTCACAGTGATGGAACAGTTCAGTGGTCAACAAGGACACGATACCTTAGGTTATTTACCGCCACCTGGACAGATTGCACTATGGATGCTACAAGCGATTGCCCATGGTGCAGATCAAATTATATTCTTCCGATACAGGACGGCTCTATTTGGTCAGGAGCAATTGTGCTATGGAATACTTGATCACGGAAAACAATTAACTCATAAGTATTTTGAATTGCAGAAGGCAATTAGTGATATTCAAGAAATGGCAAATGACTTTGCTTCGGAAGAATTTCCAGCGGATGTAGCAGTTATCAGTGACATTGACAATTCTCGAAATTATAAGCATCAACCACTTTCGGAAGGACTAAAATTCAAACCAGCTCCCTTTGCCAATGTTGGTTACGATATTGAAATGGCTACCTGGTATGCAGGCTTGAGCATTTTAAATGTTAATTCCCATTTCAGACCATCAAGCAAAATCAATCTCGAAGATTACAAAGTTGTGGTCCTACCTTTATATACTATGTTTGATGAAGAATTTGTCGGAAAGATTGAAGAATTTGTACGCAACGGGGGAACATTAATATTAGGATATCGTGCAGGCATCAAAGAAAAAAATCATTGGATGCTACCAGAAAGAACTCCTGGTAAGTTTAGAGAGATGGCAGGCATTGAGGTAGAAAAATATGATTCCGTTGGCACGGACATTATAAAAATGAAGTTTCGTTTGTTGCCTGGAAAATGCGGTAAATTTTGTGAAATTCTTGAACCAAAAACTGCAAAACCTATCGCATGGTACAATGATTCCAGAAAGTTTTATAAAGGATCTCCGCTAGCAACAGTCAATTCATATCACAATGGTAGAGTTTATTATATAGGGGCATCGCTTGCTCCAGAATCGTTTGTTCTGCTTTATCGAAGGATTCTTCGAGAATCCAAAATTCCATTTACATTCCTTGGCTCCAAGATAGAAAGAATTTTTAGAAAGGGCAAGAAATTCAATTATGAAATATTGATGAATCATAGTATGAAA of Leptospira sp. GIMC2001 contains these proteins:
- a CDS encoding beta-galactosidase, coding for MIFGADYYPEQWTPKDWEEDIKIMKGMGLSRVRLAEFAWALMEPKEGKYDFSFFEKIMDLMYKNQIGVILGTPTATFPPWLYKKYPGIVQVSREGIVRIIGTRRQACFASKDYLRATERIVNAQTKKLGNHPALVGWQIDNEIGHEGSDLSYSPNALSGFRIWLKNKYKSLKDLNHSWGGTFWGLIYNDWNEIPIPGNHLASGFNPAMIQDFYRFNSDLVVHFVNLQTKIIRKNSPGIPITTNLYPSPFLPITDMSEVFEDIDYVSWDNYPVWGPQPEPFPHPLVAATLQYSRGLKNQSFTVMEQFSGQQGHDTLGYLPPPGQIALWMLQAIAHGADQIIFFRYRTALFGQEQLCYGILDHGKQLTHKYFELQKAISDIQEMANDFASEEFPADVAVISDIDNSRNYKHQPLSEGLKFKPAPFANVGYDIEMATWYAGLSILNVNSHFRPSSKINLEDYKVVVLPLYTMFDEEFVGKIEEFVRNGGTLILGYRAGIKEKNHWMLPERTPGKFREMAGIEVEKYDSVGTDIIKMKFRLLPGKCGKFCEILEPKTAKPIAWYNDSRKFYKGSPLATVNSYHNGRVYYIGASLAPESFVLLYRRILRESKIPFTFLGSKIERIFRKGKKFNYEILMNHSMKSTWAGFTRLPPFGYKIKRIEKE